Proteins from one Nakamurella multipartita DSM 44233 genomic window:
- a CDS encoding glycosyltransferase family 2 protein: MPAQHDQQTQVAVVLRTRNRPLLLARALASAAAQTYADYVVIVVNDTGDPGPVDDAVAQVADRALGRFQVVHNTVSRGREAALNIGLEASSSCYVAVLDDDDTWASSFLAQTVDHLERTGDLAVATRSEVIYERIDGETVVTEGRELLASDRNQVTLLETIVRNYTHTGSLVYRRDVLDTIGRYDEALPVLADWDFLLRLLRHGEVGFIDGNPLAFWHRRPASVGDARNSVEGDEHTRWDVLVRDRYLRADLARHEGLGYLLFVSELQDRDARIAQARGAHIAGAVHKIDTELLSMRDTQTSLAAAVHHLHGTQDELLRQLVEMNRNLISQNNRIVAQFALLGERVERLESLLDRRLAGQLR; the protein is encoded by the coding sequence ATGCCCGCTCAGCACGATCAGCAGACGCAGGTCGCGGTTGTCCTGCGGACGAGGAATCGTCCTCTGCTCCTAGCTCGTGCACTGGCCAGCGCGGCCGCTCAGACGTACGCCGACTACGTGGTGATCGTGGTCAACGACACTGGGGATCCGGGTCCGGTCGACGACGCGGTCGCCCAGGTCGCCGACCGCGCGCTGGGTCGCTTCCAGGTGGTGCACAACACCGTCTCGCGAGGACGCGAGGCGGCACTCAACATCGGGCTGGAGGCCAGCTCGTCCTGCTACGTGGCGGTGCTCGACGATGACGACACCTGGGCCTCGTCGTTCCTGGCGCAGACGGTCGATCATCTCGAGCGCACCGGGGACCTGGCCGTTGCGACTCGATCCGAGGTGATCTACGAGCGCATCGACGGCGAGACGGTCGTCACCGAGGGCCGTGAGCTGCTGGCATCGGACCGTAATCAGGTGACCCTGCTCGAGACGATCGTGCGTAACTACACCCACACCGGTTCGCTGGTCTACCGGCGCGACGTGCTGGACACCATCGGCCGATACGACGAGGCGCTGCCGGTACTGGCCGACTGGGACTTCCTGCTCAGGCTGCTCCGTCACGGCGAGGTCGGGTTCATCGACGGCAACCCCCTCGCCTTCTGGCACCGCCGCCCGGCGTCGGTCGGCGACGCCCGGAACAGCGTCGAGGGCGACGAACACACCCGCTGGGATGTCCTGGTCCGTGATCGCTATCTGCGAGCCGACCTGGCCCGGCACGAGGGATTGGGCTACCTGTTGTTCGTCAGCGAACTGCAGGACCGGGACGCGAGGATCGCTCAGGCCCGCGGCGCGCACATCGCCGGCGCCGTGCACAAGATCGACACCGAACTGCTCTCGATGCGAGACACCCAGACCTCTCTCGCCGCGGCGGTTCACCACCTGCACGGCACCCAGGATGAGCTGCTGCGCCAGCTGGTCGAGATGAATCGCAACCTGATCAGCCAGAACAACCGGATCGTCGCCCAGTTTGCCCTGCTCGGCGAGAGGGTGGAGCGGCTCGAATCGCTGCTCGACCGCAGGCTTGCCGGTCAACTGCGTTGA
- a CDS encoding acyltransferase family protein: protein MAFLVIFSHAGPLAGFYGSKNLGTQWSDEQSLGGIAVGGFFFLSGFLITRSRMGRSTIFRFLWRRTLRIFPAFWASLLLVAFVLAPIAWWHVTGTIRGYISSPVESPLTYFANNMWMSLNQQNIDGLGKGLPLEQCCGYDWNGSAWTLRYEFKGYIIVGVMGLFGLLGYRIVATLAFLLMLTLNTLTFLSVNANIAILDPLMSDFYSVMVLTPFFAGMMFAIWGSRIPIDDRLAMAAGAIAIFTYFIASGWNVYGQFAFLYVLMWAAIRLPLQNWERYGDLSYGIYIYAWPIQQFVAFFGVYTWGWFAYHAVVVVLCHIAAFTSWHLLEKPALSLKNWTPRWLAALQVRFRPLNQRIKRAIVNPAYSSTHFAHTLRQDAAALAQDRRDDNLVSHSIDDRVEIDHDGPYRHHRPTDPAGPPPAGNPPADAVTTDGPSRALETRGTP from the coding sequence ATGGCCTTTCTGGTCATCTTCTCCCACGCCGGGCCGCTGGCCGGGTTCTACGGCAGCAAGAACCTGGGCACCCAATGGTCGGACGAACAATCCCTGGGCGGCATCGCCGTCGGCGGGTTCTTCTTCCTCAGCGGCTTCCTGATCACCCGGAGTCGGATGGGCCGCTCGACGATCTTCCGGTTCCTGTGGCGGCGAACCCTGCGGATCTTTCCGGCGTTCTGGGCCTCGCTGCTGTTGGTGGCCTTCGTGCTCGCGCCCATCGCGTGGTGGCATGTCACCGGCACGATCCGTGGCTATATCAGCTCGCCGGTCGAATCACCGTTGACGTACTTCGCCAACAACATGTGGATGAGCCTGAACCAGCAGAACATCGACGGGCTGGGCAAGGGGCTGCCGTTGGAGCAGTGCTGCGGCTACGACTGGAACGGGTCGGCGTGGACGCTGCGCTACGAGTTCAAGGGTTACATCATCGTCGGCGTCATGGGCCTGTTCGGCCTGCTCGGCTACCGGATCGTCGCGACATTGGCCTTCCTGCTGATGTTGACGCTGAACACCCTCACCTTCCTGTCCGTGAACGCGAACATCGCTATCCTCGATCCGCTGATGTCCGATTTCTACTCGGTCATGGTGCTGACGCCGTTCTTCGCCGGCATGATGTTCGCGATCTGGGGCAGCAGAATACCTATTGACGACCGGTTGGCCATGGCGGCCGGTGCGATCGCCATCTTCACCTATTTCATCGCATCCGGATGGAACGTATACGGACAGTTTGCATTCCTGTATGTGTTGATGTGGGCCGCCATTCGACTTCCGCTACAGAATTGGGAACGATACGGCGACCTGTCCTACGGCATCTATATCTACGCCTGGCCAATACAGCAATTCGTGGCCTTCTTCGGCGTGTACACTTGGGGGTGGTTCGCCTATCACGCCGTCGTGGTCGTGCTCTGCCATATTGCGGCCTTCACCAGCTGGCACCTGCTGGAGAAACCGGCACTGAGCCTGAAGAACTGGACGCCTCGATGGCTGGCGGCTCTGCAGGTGCGCTTCCGTCCCCTCAACCAACGGATCAAACGGGCCATCGTCAATCCGGCTTACTCCTCGACCCACTTCGCCCACACGTTGCGCCAGGACGCGGCGGCACTGGCCCAGGATCGGCGCGACGACAACCTGGTCTCGCACTCTATCGACGATCGGGTCGAGATCGACCACGACGGACCCTACCGCCACCACCGGCCGACCGACCCGGCGGGTCCCCCGCCGGCCGGGAACCCGCCGGCCGATGCAGTGACCACGGACGGCCCGAGTCGCGCATTGGAGACCCGTGGCACCCCGTGA
- a CDS encoding alginate O-acetyltransferase AlgX-related protein, which yields MAPRERHVLRWIAIVGALLVVVIAGWVLPVVYEMRYDPAERTTGGSSEPAPAPALPPNSPSVVPPDPPSAESPGDQLGNHPVPTAEQDRIYLDQTQAQAAHPGLAVEGRDGYLFLGDAFMSNFAQAMGRRFYSPDEIASTVGAVTSTDQWLRDRGIAAEFVVVPATWSVYADKMPEWTDGQRLPTILDQLVAADPTSFMDLRPELTAARATADTYSRLNSHWTPYGSIVGFSTMIDRLQADHPDLGSLPLPTVTGTTESDAFNEFAGITGAAGPNNWVVPRLASALPSYTVIAADGTRRMAAGDEFLDITQMPLQTENPAAGNDHRALILADSATSLMSPYLAAAFGSTMMVRHWADQPAQAPNLPALVESYRPDVVITLVSERNLNVVTPDTAMWQAAVAFDAGEGRPLGEWSTSGAATLDVSGPDLSEPVTATLSSLPPDAATVRLSVQADSPGTITVSSVTAVGPEQSSIRVAQGENVLFAGIPAAATEPVLTITRTDGTGTWTLTSLSVRGR from the coding sequence GTGGCACCCCGTGAACGACACGTGCTGCGCTGGATCGCCATCGTCGGTGCGCTGCTCGTCGTCGTGATCGCCGGCTGGGTGCTCCCGGTGGTGTACGAGATGCGCTACGACCCGGCCGAAAGGACCACGGGCGGGTCGTCCGAGCCGGCCCCGGCTCCGGCCCTGCCGCCGAACTCACCGTCGGTCGTGCCGCCGGACCCGCCATCGGCCGAATCGCCCGGCGATCAGTTGGGCAACCACCCGGTCCCAACGGCCGAACAGGACCGGATCTACCTCGACCAGACCCAGGCGCAGGCGGCGCACCCCGGTCTGGCCGTTGAGGGACGCGACGGTTACCTGTTCCTCGGTGACGCCTTCATGTCCAACTTCGCCCAGGCAATGGGCCGCCGCTTCTACTCGCCGGACGAGATTGCCAGCACGGTCGGCGCCGTGACCTCCACCGATCAGTGGCTGCGGGACCGTGGGATCGCCGCCGAATTCGTCGTCGTGCCGGCGACCTGGAGCGTGTACGCCGACAAGATGCCGGAGTGGACGGACGGGCAGCGGCTCCCGACGATCCTGGACCAGCTCGTGGCCGCCGACCCGACCAGCTTCATGGACCTTCGTCCGGAGCTGACGGCGGCCCGGGCCACGGCCGACACCTACTCGCGCCTCAACAGCCACTGGACCCCGTACGGCTCAATCGTGGGCTTCAGCACGATGATCGACCGGCTGCAGGCCGACCACCCCGACCTGGGGTCCCTGCCGCTCCCCACAGTCACCGGCACCACGGAGTCCGACGCGTTCAACGAGTTCGCCGGCATCACCGGCGCAGCCGGTCCCAACAACTGGGTGGTGCCCCGGCTGGCCTCGGCCCTGCCGTCTTACACCGTGATCGCCGCTGACGGCACCCGGCGCATGGCGGCCGGCGACGAGTTCCTGGACATCACCCAGATGCCGTTGCAAACCGAGAACCCGGCCGCCGGAAACGACCATCGCGCGCTTATCCTCGCGGACTCCGCGACCAGCCTGATGTCGCCCTATCTAGCAGCCGCCTTCGGAAGCACGATGATGGTGCGGCACTGGGCCGACCAGCCGGCCCAGGCACCTAACCTGCCCGCCCTGGTCGAGAGCTACCGACCGGACGTCGTCATCACCCTGGTCAGCGAGCGGAATCTGAACGTCGTGACCCCGGACACCGCGATGTGGCAGGCGGCCGTCGCCTTCGATGCCGGCGAGGGCCGGCCCCTGGGCGAGTGGTCGACCAGCGGCGCCGCGACGCTCGACGTTTCCGGGCCAGACCTGTCGGAACCGGTGACCGCGACTCTCTCGTCGCTACCCCCGGATGCGGCTACCGTTCGGTTGAGCGTCCAGGCCGACAGCCCGGGGACGATCACCGTCTCTTCAGTGACTGCCGTCGGCCCGGAGCAGTCCTCGATCCGCGTCGCGCAGGGTGAGAACGTACTGTTCGCCGGGATCCCGGCCGCTGCGACCGAACCGGTTCTGACCATCACCCGCACCGACGGAACCGGCACCTGGACGCTGACCAGCCTGTCGGTGCGGGGCCGGTGA
- a CDS encoding rhamnan synthesis F family protein: protein MHGVRGGAPARSPAGGPSAHEEVGQPVRRVIFYLFYDAQGIVDDYVPYKLNALRPFADHIFVVSNSTLTPEGREKLADVADTVLARENVGFDVWGYKEAMEAFGRDRLAEYDELILMNYTFFGPIFPFAETFTAMDAREDIDFWGLTAHGEVDPNPFPDTTGTLPLHIQSHWIAVRKTMFTSIEFAWYWDKMPMVTSYTDSILQHESKFTQHFADRGFRYSILFDPSRYPTTHPVFDSADLMLGDRCPILKRRMFFHEPTYLERNAILGRRVMEIVSRTDYPVDLIWRNVVRSAEPRTLYTNMSMLSVVPDVDTGFRPDPPLRICVLAHIFYEDMTDEMMGWIGNIPVPFDLVVTTTSAAKKEAIESALEAYALKSVEVRLVESNRGRAESAFLIACRDVLTSGEYDLVLKIHSKKSPQNGANLGQLFKHHSVDNLLSSPGYVASILGMFQSQPSLGMVFPPVVNIGFPTLGHSWFTNREAAHELADQLGIHTIFDRTTPLAPNGTMFWARPESLAKLARHDFDYSQFAAEHEGWSDGMLGHVIERLYGYAVLDAGLRIQCVFNTDWASINYVFLEYKLQRILSMLPAHTQEAVDYLERARAALESPPPPPPPEEPPLALLKHSVDRSYPRFGRFMRPFYHAARATVRTGRRMRKAR, encoded by the coding sequence ATGCATGGGGTCCGCGGCGGTGCTCCTGCGCGTTCACCCGCAGGAGGGCCCTCGGCCCATGAGGAGGTAGGTCAGCCAGTGCGGCGCGTCATCTTCTATCTGTTCTACGATGCCCAGGGCATCGTCGATGACTACGTTCCCTACAAACTCAACGCACTGCGCCCGTTCGCGGACCACATCTTCGTCGTTTCCAATTCCACCCTCACGCCGGAGGGGCGGGAAAAACTCGCCGACGTCGCCGACACCGTCCTGGCCCGCGAGAACGTCGGCTTTGACGTCTGGGGTTACAAGGAGGCGATGGAGGCCTTCGGTCGCGACCGGCTCGCCGAATACGACGAGCTCATCCTGATGAATTACACGTTCTTCGGCCCGATCTTTCCGTTCGCCGAGACGTTCACGGCGATGGACGCCCGGGAGGACATCGATTTCTGGGGCCTGACCGCGCACGGAGAAGTGGACCCCAACCCGTTCCCGGACACCACCGGAACCCTTCCCCTGCACATCCAGTCCCACTGGATCGCCGTTCGCAAGACGATGTTCACCTCGATCGAGTTCGCCTGGTACTGGGACAAGATGCCCATGGTGACCTCGTACACGGATTCAATCCTGCAGCACGAGTCAAAATTCACTCAGCACTTTGCCGATCGCGGCTTCCGGTATTCGATCCTGTTCGATCCGAGCCGATATCCGACGACGCATCCGGTCTTCGACAGCGCCGATCTGATGCTGGGCGACCGGTGCCCGATCCTCAAGCGGCGCATGTTCTTCCACGAGCCTACCTATCTCGAGCGCAATGCCATTCTCGGTCGCCGGGTCATGGAGATCGTGTCCCGCACGGACTATCCGGTGGATCTCATCTGGCGCAATGTCGTGCGCTCGGCCGAGCCGCGCACGCTGTACACCAACATGTCGATGCTGTCGGTCGTGCCCGATGTCGACACCGGATTCCGGCCCGATCCGCCGCTGCGGATCTGTGTGCTGGCCCATATCTTCTATGAAGACATGACCGACGAGATGATGGGCTGGATCGGAAATATTCCCGTCCCCTTCGATCTGGTCGTCACGACGACGAGCGCCGCCAAGAAGGAGGCCATCGAGTCCGCCCTGGAGGCGTACGCACTGAAATCGGTCGAGGTGCGGCTCGTCGAGAGCAATCGGGGGCGCGCGGAAAGCGCCTTCCTCATCGCCTGCCGCGACGTGCTGACCTCCGGCGAGTACGACCTGGTCCTCAAGATCCATTCGAAGAAGTCCCCGCAGAACGGCGCCAATCTCGGGCAGTTGTTCAAGCACCACTCGGTGGACAACCTGCTGTCCTCACCGGGCTACGTGGCGTCCATCCTGGGCATGTTCCAGAGTCAGCCCAGCCTCGGCATGGTCTTCCCGCCGGTGGTCAACATCGGATTCCCGACCCTGGGACACTCCTGGTTCACCAACCGCGAGGCCGCCCACGAGCTGGCCGACCAGCTGGGCATCCACACGATCTTCGACCGGACCACGCCGCTGGCCCCCAACGGCACCATGTTCTGGGCGCGACCGGAGTCCCTGGCCAAGCTGGCCAGGCATGACTTCGACTATTCACAGTTCGCGGCCGAGCACGAGGGCTGGTCGGACGGCATGCTCGGGCACGTCATCGAACGACTGTACGGTTATGCCGTCCTGGACGCGGGACTCAGGATCCAGTGCGTGTTCAACACCGACTGGGCATCGATCAACTACGTCTTCCTGGAATACAAGCTGCAGCGCATCCTGTCGATGCTGCCGGCCCACACCCAGGAGGCGGTGGACTACCTGGAGCGCGCCCGGGCCGCGCTCGAGAGCCCGCCGCCGCCGCCCCCGCCGGAGGAACCGCCGCTGGCCCTGCTCAAGCACTCGGTCGATCGGTCGTACCCGCGGTTCGGCCGCTTCATGCGGCCCTTTTACCACGCCGCTCGCGCCACTGTGCGGACCGGTCGGCGCATGCGGAAGGCGCGATGA
- a CDS encoding DUF7657 domain-containing protein: MIWLNRAEMMSAARTGDLTTIRSPIERAFNFLRRHRVILVPLVIYAALIIVGVTTSSIGAPFLREDPAAPLGFQLGQSQLIRSDEYNTESALWLGQMAEGFAQLHDPLSVSPAYFAQLPAGPVSGIVFFDGTLLMLGPWLPDAMLFAMKWWLPTVLLFIGMPVWFKQITGKYRWGYLAAVLIFFSPSSMWWSGRPVNTIGFIVAGCALGIFAARRLVGGQWIAGVLSVGAAGILLARFPSYYQPLAIVVGPPIVLATAGYLFFANHGVRNRLLALGPLALSGAAFTLFTALENWDSLSAVLATVYPGDRRSTGQGQEIGAVFGATNFGWMESVGTTALNTNQTEIASSFTILLVVIGFAFVAQRWNSDRATAAALIPLVVLATFWLTWCTVSWGAVGEMIPLANRVPYYRATNATGFVATIAFCLYMTQWRTPQRRAVPAVAGGVAALASAVAGSSLQAIYLPDLATWMIWLSAAAVGLVIFALLQWPDRWYSLAAAGLAASVMTATAVPVLFGLADLRASDAASDFLSAGRQAREAGAVWATDSFYVDALLTATGTPSLSARQQMGPDRHNWLRLDPEGTNENTWNRAGMYYTFDWTNAPEIKFSNPSPDILVMTASPCTVAQRIPELDHIVSGKELDMECLELTGEFNWSGSQHWIYAVHHGGA; encoded by the coding sequence GTGATTTGGCTGAACCGGGCGGAAATGATGAGCGCGGCGCGAACAGGGGATCTGACAACAATCCGGTCTCCCATTGAACGAGCGTTCAATTTTCTCCGGCGTCATCGGGTCATCCTCGTCCCCCTGGTGATCTATGCCGCACTGATCATTGTCGGCGTCACCACCTCGAGCATCGGCGCACCCTTCCTCCGCGAAGATCCCGCAGCACCCCTCGGATTTCAGCTGGGCCAATCGCAGCTGATCAGGTCCGACGAGTACAATACCGAGTCCGCTCTTTGGCTAGGCCAGATGGCTGAAGGGTTCGCCCAGCTGCATGATCCGCTGAGCGTCTCACCTGCCTACTTCGCCCAACTTCCGGCCGGACCGGTCTCCGGAATCGTCTTCTTCGACGGCACGCTGCTCATGCTCGGGCCCTGGTTGCCCGACGCGATGCTCTTCGCCATGAAATGGTGGCTTCCCACGGTCTTGCTGTTCATTGGCATGCCGGTTTGGTTCAAACAAATCACCGGCAAGTACCGGTGGGGCTACCTGGCGGCCGTTCTCATCTTCTTCTCGCCGTCGAGCATGTGGTGGTCGGGGCGTCCAGTGAACACCATCGGCTTTATTGTCGCGGGCTGCGCGCTGGGCATCTTTGCTGCTCGTCGCCTCGTGGGCGGTCAGTGGATCGCGGGAGTCCTCTCGGTAGGAGCCGCCGGAATCCTATTGGCGCGCTTCCCGTCGTATTATCAACCTCTTGCCATCGTTGTCGGCCCGCCGATCGTCCTTGCCACTGCGGGCTACCTGTTCTTTGCCAATCATGGCGTCCGCAATCGATTATTGGCCTTGGGACCGCTGGCCCTTTCCGGAGCGGCGTTCACACTATTCACAGCGCTCGAGAACTGGGATTCGTTGAGTGCGGTCCTGGCCACCGTGTATCCAGGAGATCGTCGATCGACTGGGCAGGGGCAGGAGATCGGGGCGGTCTTCGGGGCGACGAACTTCGGGTGGATGGAGTCCGTGGGCACGACCGCCCTCAACACCAACCAGACCGAGATCGCCAGCTCTTTTACAATTCTGCTCGTCGTGATCGGATTTGCCTTCGTCGCGCAGCGATGGAACTCAGATCGCGCAACAGCCGCCGCACTGATCCCACTGGTGGTCCTAGCGACTTTCTGGCTGACCTGGTGCACCGTCTCCTGGGGCGCCGTAGGTGAGATGATTCCGCTGGCCAATCGTGTTCCGTATTATCGTGCGACCAACGCGACCGGGTTCGTGGCGACCATCGCATTTTGCCTCTACATGACGCAATGGCGGACACCCCAGCGGCGGGCGGTGCCGGCGGTGGCCGGCGGGGTCGCTGCCCTGGCCTCAGCCGTTGCCGGTAGCTCACTGCAGGCAATCTATCTGCCCGATCTCGCCACCTGGATGATATGGCTCAGTGCCGCAGCAGTCGGCCTTGTCATCTTCGCTCTCCTGCAATGGCCCGACCGCTGGTACTCCCTGGCCGCGGCCGGGTTGGCGGCCAGTGTCATGACCGCGACAGCAGTCCCGGTTCTGTTCGGCCTGGCCGACCTTCGGGCCAGCGACGCCGCGAGCGACTTCCTGTCAGCTGGCCGGCAAGCACGCGAGGCGGGTGCGGTGTGGGCGACGGACTCTTTCTATGTCGACGCGCTCCTGACGGCGACCGGGACACCATCGCTGTCCGCCCGCCAACAGATGGGACCAGACCGTCACAACTGGCTTCGCCTGGATCCCGAAGGTACGAACGAAAATACCTGGAACCGCGCAGGAATGTACTACACCTTCGACTGGACAAACGCACCAGAAATAAAATTCTCGAACCCGAGTCCAGACATACTCGTCATGACGGCATCGCCGTGCACGGTCGCCCAGAGAATCCCCGAACTGGATCACATCGTATCCGGTAAGGAGTTAGATATGGAATGCCTGGAGTTGACCGGAGAATTCAATTGGTCAGGGTCGCAGCATTGGATCTACGCCGTTCACCACGGCGGAGCCTGA